In Paenibacillus phoenicis, one genomic interval encodes:
- a CDS encoding VOC family protein codes for MPIDAYLYFDGNCREAVEFYAQAFGVERPQIMTYGEAHSAEPDYTLPEEAKDRVMHANLKISGSNLMFSDVFPGSPYTVGTNISLALISTNREEITTAFERLKEGGSVKMELQETFWSPCYGNLKDKYGIEWQLSYDDGRNSK; via the coding sequence ATGCCGATTGACGCATATTTGTATTTCGACGGCAACTGCCGTGAAGCGGTTGAGTTTTACGCCCAGGCGTTTGGCGTGGAGCGGCCGCAAATCATGACCTACGGCGAAGCGCACTCCGCAGAGCCGGATTATACGCTTCCTGAAGAGGCGAAGGATCGGGTCATGCACGCCAACTTGAAGATAAGCGGCAGCAACCTGATGTTCTCCGATGTGTTCCCGGGTTCCCCTTATACCGTTGGAACCAATATCAGTTTGGCGCTGATCAGCACCAATCGGGAGGAAATCACTACCGCGTTTGAGCGCCTCAAAGAAGGCGGCTCGGTTAAAATGGAGCTGCAAGAAACGTTCTGGAGCCCTTGTTACGGCAACCTAAAGGACAAATACGGCATCGAATGGCAGCTCAGTTATGACGACGGGAGAAACAGCAAGTAA
- a CDS encoding MurR/RpiR family transcriptional regulator, which translates to MAIHDNILIKIRDMKENLTPVERMVAEYILANTEDIPHLSIKSLAKLSKTSDASVLRFCKTMGYSGYRSFIVSISAALGSMDDERKDQYTDIQPGDDLDTIIANISRNNMKSIEDTLSVLDRGEVARAVKALRASNRIVFFGIGASGLVCQDGEQKFSRINKMCHSYTDGHSQLTAATLLGKGDVAIFVSNSGNTLEIIETLEIAKKNNATTVAITKYNKSELADKADILLGISTPEITMRSGAMGSRIAMLTIIDMLFAGVASAEYQNVKKYLTKTHSILAAKHKR; encoded by the coding sequence ATGGCAATTCATGATAATATTTTGATCAAAATTCGCGATATGAAGGAGAATCTGACGCCGGTCGAGCGCATGGTAGCGGAATATATTCTCGCTAATACGGAAGACATTCCCCACCTGTCGATCAAAAGCTTGGCCAAGCTGAGCAAAACAAGCGATGCTTCTGTGCTTCGGTTCTGCAAAACGATGGGATACAGCGGTTACCGTAGCTTTATCGTCAGTATTTCAGCGGCGCTTGGCTCGATGGACGACGAGCGGAAGGACCAGTACACGGATATCCAACCGGGCGACGACCTGGATACGATTATCGCCAACATTTCGCGCAACAATATGAAGTCCATTGAGGATACGTTAAGCGTGCTGGATCGCGGTGAGGTTGCCCGTGCCGTTAAAGCGCTGCGTGCCTCCAACCGCATTGTGTTCTTTGGGATCGGCGCCTCCGGATTGGTGTGTCAGGACGGGGAACAGAAATTTTCACGAATTAATAAAATGTGTCATTCGTACACCGATGGGCACAGTCAGTTGACCGCGGCGACATTGCTTGGCAAAGGTGACGTTGCCATCTTCGTCTCTAACTCCGGAAATACCTTGGAAATCATAGAGACACTGGAGATTGCCAAGAAGAACAACGCTACGACCGTCGCCATTACCAAATACAACAAAAGTGAGCTTGCAGATAAGGCGGATATCCTGCTTGGCATTTCCACACCCGAGATCACCATGCGTAGCGGGGCGATGGGTTCCCGGATTGCGATGCTAACGATCATTGATATGCTGTTTGCTGGGGTGGCCAGTGCGGAATATCAAAATGTGAAGAAGTATTTGACCAAAACGCACAGTATTTTAGCCGCGAAACACAAAAGATAA